CACCACGCTGCCCCGCTGCCGCGAGGCGCGCATCTCCGCGACCAGCTGGAACGCGCCCCACAGGTTCGTGCCCGTCGACCCGCCGACGCGGCGGCCCAGCACCTCCTCGACGTGCCGGACGGTCGCCACCGACGCCGCGTCCGGCACCTTGATCATGCGGTCGATGACGCTGCCGATGAACGACGGCTCGACCCGCGGCCGGCCGATGCCCTCGATCCGGGAGCCGCGCGTGCCGGTCAGCGCCGCGTCCCCGTCCCGCCAGGCGTCGAAGAACACCGAGTGCTCCGGGTCCACCACGACCAGGCGGGAGCGCAGCCTGCGGTAGTGGATGTAGCGGCCGATGGTGGCGCTGGTGCCGCCCGTGCCCGCGCCGACCACGACCCACTCCGGCTCGGGCGCCGCCTCCAGCGCCATCTGCCCGAACATCGACTCGGCGATGTTGTTGTTGCCTCGCCAGTCGGTGGCCCGCTCGGCGTGGGTGAACTGGTCCATGAAGTGCCCGCCCAGCTCGGCCGCGAGCCGCCGGGACTCGTCGTAGATCGCGCCCGGCTCGTCGACGAAGTGGCACCGCCCGCCCTGGCGCTCGATCAGCGCCACCTTCTCCGGGCTGGTCGAGCGGGGCATCACCGCGATGAACGGCAGCCCGAGCAGCCGGGCGAAGTACGCCTCCGACACCGCCGTCGAACCCGACGACGCCTCGATCACCGGCGTGCCGCCGACGATCCAGCCGTTGCAGATGGCGTAGAGGAACAGCGACCGCGCCAGCCGGTGCTTGAGCGAGCCCGTGGGGTGGGTGGACTC
This portion of the Saccharothrix syringae genome encodes:
- the cds1 gene encoding L-cysteine desulfhydrase Cds1 is translated as MCEAVRIIEADANRSADTHLLHFPLPPEWGIDLYLKDESTHPTGSLKHRLARSLFLYAICNGWIVGGTPVIEASSGSTAVSEAYFARLLGLPFIAVMPRSTSPEKVALIERQGGRCHFVDEPGAIYDESRRLAAELGGHFMDQFTHAERATDWRGNNNIAESMFGQMALEAAPEPEWVVVGAGTGGTSATIGRYIHYRRLRSRLVVVDPEHSVFFDAWRDGDAALTGTRGSRIEGIGRPRVEPSFIGSVIDRMIKVPDAASVATVRHVEEVLGRRVGGSTGTNLWGAFQLVAEMRASRQRGSVVTLLCDGGERYAATYYDDEWVAGQGMDLAPHLETLVRFRATGTWAT